A region of Streptomyces paludis DNA encodes the following proteins:
- a CDS encoding fasciclin domain-containing protein: MMKPTRSPSPTRIRSTLTAAAVAVALPVTLGVMGPQALAVTPGPTPPPAPSASAPTSPGTSPSTSPSTSASTSPSPSTSPSTSPSTSTSPPPGITAPFGPECSSVPKTGSGSFADMAQQPVATAASHNPELTALVAAVKKAGLTDSLNSSTRLTLFAPTDKAFAKLPKAELTRLLNDKALLSKVLTYHVVDGRRIFPDQLPNGTFRTLEGGDLTTNGSGAEFMVNGTARILCGNIKVANGTVYLIDTVLMPK, translated from the coding sequence ATGATGAAGCCCACCCGCTCCCCCAGCCCCACCCGTATCCGCAGCACGCTCACGGCCGCCGCCGTGGCGGTGGCGCTCCCGGTCACCCTGGGGGTCATGGGACCCCAGGCGCTCGCGGTCACCCCGGGCCCGACGCCGCCCCCCGCCCCGAGCGCGAGCGCGCCGACCTCGCCGGGCACCTCACCGAGTACGTCGCCGAGCACGTCGGCCAGCACCTCGCCGAGCCCGTCGACCTCGCCCAGCACGTCCCCGAGCACGTCGACCAGCCCGCCCCCGGGCATCACCGCCCCCTTCGGCCCGGAGTGCTCCTCCGTACCGAAGACGGGCAGCGGCAGCTTCGCGGACATGGCCCAGCAGCCGGTGGCCACCGCGGCCTCGCACAACCCGGAGCTGACGGCGCTGGTCGCCGCCGTCAAGAAGGCGGGACTGACCGACTCGCTCAACTCCTCGACCCGGCTCACCCTCTTCGCGCCGACCGACAAGGCGTTCGCGAAGCTGCCCAAGGCCGAACTCACCAGGCTGCTCAACGACAAGGCGCTCCTCAGCAAGGTACTCACGTACCACGTGGTGGACGGCCGCCGGATCTTCCCCGACCAGCTCCCGAACGGCACCTTCCGGACCCTGGAGGGCGGCGATCTCACCACCAACGGCTCCGGTGCGGAGTTCATGGTGAACGGCACCGCGCGGATCCTCTGCGGCAACATCAAGGTCGCCAACGGCACGGTGTATCTGATCGACACCGTCCTCATGCCGAAGTGA
- a CDS encoding alpha/beta fold hydrolase — protein sequence METPTPRRAWPRARWAAGLAALAVLVGAGTWTAAASDRAPTVHREDQVMRMPGARIDTSYFTAGDSGRRPAVLIGHGFGGSKDDVRAQAEQLARDGYAVLTWSARGFGESTGEIGLNDPEHEVKDVSRLIDWLAARPEVKLDAKGDPRVGVTGASYGGAISLLAAGYDQRVDAIAPQITYWNLADSLFPDGVFKKLWAGIFFSTGGGCDTFQPVLCSMYERVAVSGTPDPAARELLAERSPSAVADRIDVPALIVQGQTDSLFPLGQADAMAKAIKANGAPVDVDWIAGGHDGGDPESGRVQSRITSWFDCYLKDDKSADTGPAFRVSRTGGVDSTDGRAQLRGASSDRYPGLENGTTAITLSGGTKTFENPAGATPPAISAVPGIGGGLSQLSSLGVGLSLDFPGQHARFDSAPVTDALHITGSPTIRATVASSTGDAVLFAKVYDVGPGGTQQVLPAQLVAPVRVENAEKGKAVELTLPAVDHRIEPGHRLRLVLAATDLGYASPAAPATYRVTLDGPLTVPTVPALTTAATTLPAWVWGLPAAGVLIAAVLLLTARRRTGAPAPDPALADVPLRIEGLTKRYAKSADRYAVRDLSFEVGKGQVLGLLGPNGAGKTTTLRMLMGLISPDAGEIRVFGQAIRPGAPVLSRVGAFVEGAGFLPHLSGRANLELYWAATGRPAEDSHLDEALEIAGLGDALARAVRTYSQGMRQRLAIAQAMLGLPDLLILDEPTNGLDPPQIREMRDVMIRYAEAGRTVIVSSHLLSEVEQSCTHLVVMHRGQLIQAGPVDEITGSGDTLLITTAEDIPEPVIEKVAALPGVGSAERAAAGAGPGLLVRLDGASTATLVTELIRLDVPLTGVGPHRRLEDAFLTLISGGSA from the coding sequence ATGGAGACCCCAACCCCCCGCCGGGCCTGGCCGCGCGCACGATGGGCGGCGGGCCTTGCCGCGCTCGCCGTGCTGGTGGGTGCCGGCACCTGGACCGCCGCCGCCTCGGACCGTGCGCCCACCGTGCACCGCGAGGACCAGGTGATGCGGATGCCGGGCGCCCGGATCGACACCTCGTACTTCACCGCAGGCGACAGCGGGCGCCGGCCCGCCGTGCTGATCGGGCACGGATTCGGCGGCAGCAAGGACGACGTACGGGCCCAGGCCGAGCAGCTCGCCCGTGACGGCTACGCCGTGCTGACCTGGTCGGCCCGCGGTTTCGGTGAGTCCACCGGCGAGATCGGGCTCAACGACCCGGAGCACGAGGTCAAGGACGTCTCCCGGCTCATCGACTGGCTCGCCGCCCGGCCCGAGGTGAAGCTCGACGCCAAGGGCGACCCCCGTGTCGGTGTCACGGGCGCCTCCTACGGCGGGGCGATCTCGCTGCTCGCCGCCGGGTACGACCAGCGCGTCGACGCGATCGCCCCCCAGATCACCTACTGGAACCTGGCCGACTCGCTCTTCCCCGACGGCGTCTTCAAGAAGCTCTGGGCCGGGATCTTCTTCTCCACCGGCGGCGGCTGCGACACCTTCCAGCCCGTGCTCTGCTCCATGTACGAGCGCGTCGCCGTCTCCGGCACCCCCGACCCGGCTGCCCGCGAACTGCTCGCGGAGCGCAGCCCGTCCGCCGTGGCGGACCGGATCGACGTTCCCGCGCTGATCGTCCAGGGCCAGACCGACTCGCTCTTCCCGCTCGGCCAGGCCGACGCCATGGCCAAGGCGATCAAGGCCAACGGCGCCCCCGTCGACGTCGACTGGATCGCCGGCGGACACGACGGCGGCGATCCGGAGAGCGGCCGGGTCCAGAGCCGGATCACCTCCTGGTTCGACTGCTACCTGAAGGACGACAAGAGCGCCGACACCGGACCCGCCTTCCGGGTCAGCCGGACCGGCGGCGTCGACTCCACCGACGGCCGCGCCCAGCTGCGGGGCGCGAGCAGCGACCGCTACCCCGGACTGGAGAACGGTACGACCGCCATCACGCTCAGCGGCGGCACGAAGACCTTCGAGAACCCGGCCGGCGCCACCCCGCCCGCCATCTCCGCCGTCCCGGGCATCGGCGGCGGCCTCTCCCAGCTCTCCTCCCTCGGCGTCGGCCTCTCCCTCGACTTCCCCGGCCAGCACGCCCGGTTCGACTCCGCGCCCGTCACCGACGCGCTGCACATCACCGGGTCACCGACCATCCGTGCCACCGTCGCCTCCAGCACCGGCGACGCCGTGCTCTTCGCCAAGGTGTACGACGTCGGCCCCGGCGGTACGCAGCAGGTGCTGCCCGCGCAGCTCGTCGCGCCCGTCCGCGTCGAGAACGCCGAGAAGGGCAAGGCCGTCGAGCTGACCCTGCCCGCCGTGGACCACCGGATCGAGCCCGGCCACCGGCTGCGCCTCGTCCTCGCCGCCACCGACCTCGGCTACGCCTCACCGGCCGCCCCCGCCACCTACCGGGTCACCCTCGACGGCCCGCTGACCGTCCCCACCGTCCCCGCGCTCACCACCGCCGCCACCACGCTGCCCGCGTGGGTCTGGGGGCTGCCGGCCGCAGGCGTACTGATCGCGGCCGTCCTGCTGCTCACCGCCCGGCGGCGCACCGGCGCCCCCGCGCCCGACCCCGCGCTGGCGGACGTACCGCTGCGCATCGAGGGGCTGACGAAGCGGTACGCCAAGTCCGCCGACCGGTACGCCGTACGGGACCTCTCCTTCGAGGTCGGCAAGGGCCAGGTGCTCGGGCTGCTCGGCCCCAACGGCGCCGGCAAGACCACCACCCTGCGCATGCTGATGGGCCTGATCAGCCCGGACGCCGGCGAGATCCGGGTCTTCGGGCAGGCGATCCGGCCCGGCGCCCCGGTGCTCTCCCGGGTCGGCGCGTTCGTCGAGGGCGCCGGCTTCCTGCCGCATCTGTCCGGCCGCGCCAACCTGGAGCTGTACTGGGCGGCCACCGGCCGGCCCGCCGAGGACTCCCACCTCGACGAGGCGCTGGAGATCGCCGGGCTCGGCGACGCGCTCGCCCGCGCCGTCCGTACGTACTCGCAGGGAATGCGGCAGCGGCTCGCCATCGCCCAGGCGATGCTCGGCCTGCCCGACCTGCTGATCCTGGACGAGCCGACCAACGGACTCGACCCGCCCCAGATCCGCGAGATGCGCGATGTGATGATCCGGTACGCGGAGGCCGGGCGCACGGTCATCGTCTCCAGCCACCTCCTCTCCGAGGTCGAGCAGTCCTGCACCCATCTCGTGGTCATGCACCGGGGACAGCTCATCCAGGCGGGCCCGGTCGACGAGATCACCGGATCCGGCGACACCCTGCTCATCACCACCGCCGAGGACATCCCGGAGCCGGTGATCGAGAAGGTCGCCGCGCTGCCCGGCGTCGGCTCGGCCGAACGCGCGGCGGCCGGCGCCGGTCCCGGACTGCTCGTACGGCTCGACGGCGCGAGCACCGCCACCCTGGTCACCGAGCTGATCCGGCTGGACGTCCCGCTGACCGGCGTCGGACCGCACCGCCGCCTGGAGGACGCGTTCCTCACCCTGATCTCCGGAGGCTCCGCATGA
- a CDS encoding helix-turn-helix transcriptional regulator — translation MADVSGSVLNRATLSVGGPREEAVDTPPHPPGRPIQGVREVTSTLTALVRSARRELLIFDDPGSCLGQCVPDEFLEFAAACVAAAGDRDHDWTGTGPQSGESTPSARPGGEVPRKRRRRRSPAVGVRRIVPRHGLAGLPYPLPRQLPGRARQTESIPFKMILVDRSVAAVPLDLQLHYHGLLLIRDPVVVQALARTHETWWETGEELPSARSPVPGVLPGTLRPVLEALLAGLTDEAAATRLGMSGRTYSRRVGELMAALGTTSRFRAGAEAARRGWI, via the coding sequence GTGGCGGATGTGTCGGGTTCCGTACTCAACAGGGCGACGCTGTCGGTGGGCGGGCCGCGGGAGGAGGCGGTGGACACGCCGCCCCACCCGCCGGGCCGGCCGATCCAGGGTGTGCGGGAGGTGACCTCGACCCTGACGGCGCTGGTCCGGTCCGCCCGCCGGGAGCTGCTGATCTTCGACGACCCCGGCAGCTGTCTGGGGCAGTGCGTCCCCGACGAGTTCCTGGAGTTCGCCGCCGCGTGCGTGGCCGCGGCCGGCGACCGGGACCACGACTGGACGGGGACCGGCCCGCAGAGCGGGGAGAGTACGCCGAGTGCGCGGCCGGGCGGGGAGGTCCCGCGCAAGCGGCGCCGGCGCCGCTCCCCGGCGGTCGGGGTGCGCCGGATCGTGCCGCGGCACGGGCTGGCGGGGCTGCCGTATCCGCTCCCCCGTCAACTGCCGGGCCGGGCGCGGCAGACGGAGTCCATTCCGTTCAAGATGATCCTGGTGGACCGCTCGGTCGCCGCCGTCCCCCTCGATCTCCAGCTCCACTACCACGGGCTGCTGCTGATCCGTGATCCCGTGGTGGTGCAGGCCCTGGCCCGTACGCACGAGACCTGGTGGGAGACGGGCGAGGAGCTGCCGAGCGCCCGCTCCCCCGTCCCCGGGGTGCTGCCGGGGACGTTACGGCCCGTGCTGGAGGCCCTGTTGGCCGGGCTCACCGACGAGGCGGCGGCGACCCGGCTCGGTATGTCGGGCCGTACGTACAGCCGCCGGGTGGGCGAGCTGATGGCGGCCCTCGGCACGACGAGCCGCTTCCGCGCGGGTGCGGAAGCGGCTCGCAGAGGCTGGATCTAG
- a CDS encoding carbohydrate ABC transporter permease, which yields MAATTTPPATASTATKGARSAKGAPSARGSRAGRVRSSKLAVNVVLLLISVLYIVPLLWMLLASVNAHASFRLSLPDPFTLDNFGKVLNVDTTYRPMLNGLILCGGATFLCVVLSILAAYPLSRYRSRLRKPFLYTILFSTGLPITAVMIPVYSMFVQVNLIDSMTGTTLFLAASSLPFGIWLMKNFMDGVPIVLEEAARIDGAGSMQVLWRVVLPLMWPGVTVVTIFTFIGMWGNFFVPFILLLDPAKLPASVSVFNFLSAHDQTQYGQLSAFSIIYSIPVVVLYLLLARKLGGGFALGGALKG from the coding sequence ATGGCAGCGACCACCACCCCGCCCGCCACCGCCTCGACCGCCACCAAGGGCGCGCGGAGCGCCAAGGGCGCACCGTCCGCGCGCGGTTCCCGCGCCGGTCGCGTCCGGTCGAGCAAGCTGGCCGTCAACGTCGTCCTGCTGCTGATCTCGGTGCTGTACATCGTGCCGCTGCTCTGGATGCTGCTGGCCTCCGTCAACGCGCACGCCAGCTTCCGGCTGTCGCTGCCCGATCCGTTCACGCTGGACAACTTCGGCAAGGTCCTCAACGTCGACACGACGTACCGGCCGATGCTGAACGGGCTGATCCTGTGCGGCGGCGCGACGTTCCTGTGCGTGGTGCTGTCGATCCTGGCGGCCTACCCGCTCTCGCGCTACCGCTCGCGGCTGCGCAAGCCGTTCCTCTACACGATCCTGTTCTCGACGGGTCTGCCGATCACGGCGGTCATGATCCCCGTCTACAGCATGTTCGTGCAGGTCAACCTGATCGACTCGATGACCGGTACGACGCTCTTCCTGGCCGCGTCCTCCCTCCCGTTCGGCATCTGGCTGATGAAGAACTTCATGGACGGGGTGCCGATCGTGCTGGAGGAGGCCGCCCGGATCGACGGCGCCGGCTCCATGCAGGTGCTGTGGCGCGTGGTCCTGCCGCTGATGTGGCCGGGCGTGACCGTGGTGACGATCTTCACCTTCATCGGGATGTGGGGCAACTTCTTCGTCCCCTTCATCCTGCTGCTCGACCCGGCGAAGCTGCCCGCCTCGGTGAGTGTCTTCAACTTCCTCAGCGCGCACGACCAGACGCAGTACGGACAGCTGTCGGCGTTCTCGATCATCTACTCGATCCCCGTCGTGGTGCTCTACCTGCTGCTGGCGCGCAAGCTCGGCGGCGGATTCGCGCTGGGCGGCGCGCTGAAGGGCTGA
- a CDS encoding extracellular solute-binding protein: MRTRLLAAVSVTAALAITATACGGSSSGSGSSSKTIKVVYQQQLNNSNKVQANFLAPMVKQFEKDNPGTKVQLVPVTASSNDYYTKLQLMMRSPSTAPDLVYEDTATINSDIASGYLKPLDDYIAKWSDWSQFADASKAAVKSGTDGKTYGVPDNTDTRGIWYNKKIFAKAGIAVPWQPKTWADVLAAAKKIKAADPSITPFNIYTGTAGGEQSTMQGFEMLLYGTKAGGNSLYDSDQKKWVVGSQGFKDALEFIRTVYSEKLGPPVEQALGANIGAAVGTEMIPAGKLAMDIDGSWMPNNWIRNGSKPWAEWESTMATAAMPTQNGQAPGRVSMSGGWAWSVPAKAGNPDLAFKFIEFLETKEASAKWNAENATIAVRKDVATDPAYLKALPTNKFFTELVADTHYRPALPAYTQVSTAIQKAMESVTTGQASVDKAASTYDNDVKTAVGADNTVKGS; the protein is encoded by the coding sequence GTGCGTACCAGACTTCTCGCCGCCGTCAGCGTCACGGCCGCGCTCGCCATCACGGCGACAGCCTGTGGAGGGTCCTCCTCCGGCAGTGGCAGTTCGAGCAAGACGATCAAGGTCGTCTATCAGCAGCAGCTGAACAACAGCAACAAGGTCCAGGCGAACTTCCTGGCCCCGATGGTCAAGCAGTTCGAGAAGGACAACCCGGGCACGAAGGTCCAGCTCGTGCCGGTCACCGCCTCCTCGAACGACTACTACACCAAGCTCCAGCTGATGATGCGGTCCCCGTCGACCGCCCCCGACCTCGTCTACGAGGACACCGCGACGATCAACTCCGACATCGCCAGCGGCTACCTCAAGCCCCTCGACGACTACATCGCGAAGTGGTCGGACTGGTCGCAGTTCGCCGACGCCTCCAAGGCGGCCGTGAAGTCCGGCACCGACGGCAAGACGTACGGCGTTCCGGACAACACGGACACCCGCGGTATCTGGTACAACAAGAAGATCTTCGCCAAGGCCGGTATCGCCGTGCCGTGGCAGCCCAAGACCTGGGCCGATGTCCTCGCCGCCGCCAAGAAGATCAAGGCCGCCGACCCCTCGATCACCCCGTTCAACATCTACACGGGCACCGCGGGCGGCGAGCAGTCCACCATGCAGGGCTTCGAGATGCTGCTCTACGGCACAAAGGCCGGCGGCAACTCGCTGTACGACAGCGACCAGAAGAAGTGGGTCGTCGGCAGCCAGGGCTTCAAGGACGCGCTGGAGTTCATCCGGACCGTCTACAGCGAGAAGCTGGGCCCGCCGGTCGAGCAGGCGCTCGGCGCGAACATCGGCGCCGCCGTCGGTACGGAGATGATCCCGGCCGGCAAGCTCGCCATGGACATCGACGGCTCCTGGATGCCCAACAACTGGATCCGCAACGGCAGCAAACCGTGGGCCGAGTGGGAGTCCACCATGGCCACCGCCGCCATGCCGACCCAGAACGGACAGGCCCCCGGCAGGGTGAGCATGTCCGGCGGCTGGGCCTGGTCGGTTCCCGCCAAGGCGGGCAACCCGGACCTCGCGTTCAAGTTCATCGAGTTCCTGGAGACGAAGGAAGCCTCCGCCAAGTGGAACGCGGAGAACGCGACGATCGCCGTCCGCAAGGACGTGGCGACCGACCCGGCGTACCTGAAGGCGCTGCCCACCAACAAGTTCTTCACCGAACTCGTCGCCGACACCCACTACCGGCCCGCGCTGCCCGCCTACACGCAGGTCTCCACCGCCATCCAGAAGGCCATGGAGTCGGTGACCACCGGTCAGGCGAGCGTGGACAAGGCCGCTTCGACATACGACAACGATGTCAAGACGGCTGTCGGCGCCGACAACACGGTCAAGGGTTCCTAG
- a CDS encoding ROK family transcriptional regulator — translation MSDPVREPESVPYRVLSLLRDNGPLSRAQLSDRLEIPRPRLLAELDRMVAAGKVLEAGPAASRGGRRSTLVQLDPGLRFAAVDLGASSLDIEITDGGLEPVAAYSEAADIRSGPVAVLGRVSEILHKLAAQGHYTRLDAIGIGLPGPVSFRDGVPVSPPIMVGWNRYPVRDTLAREHGCPVVVDNDVNVMALGERHSGVARTVDHLLFVKIGSGIGSGMQHHGRIYRGAEGCAGDIGHIQVESDGPLCTCGNTGCLEAYFGGAALARDATAAARSGESAALAVRLAERGVLTAEDVAECATGGDTASIALIRNGGHRVGQVLATLVSFMNPSMIVIGGGLAGLGFVLLSEIRSVVYKRSLPLATGNLPIVMSELGPRAGVVGAALLASELCYGDRPA, via the coding sequence GTGAGTGATCCCGTGCGTGAGCCCGAGAGCGTTCCGTACCGTGTCCTGAGCCTCCTGCGGGACAACGGCCCGCTGTCCCGCGCCCAGCTGTCGGACCGGCTGGAGATCCCGCGCCCCCGGCTGCTGGCCGAACTCGACCGGATGGTCGCCGCCGGCAAGGTCCTGGAGGCGGGTCCGGCGGCCTCGCGCGGCGGGCGCCGCTCCACGCTCGTACAGCTGGATCCCGGACTGCGGTTCGCCGCCGTCGATCTCGGCGCCAGCTCGCTGGACATCGAGATCACCGACGGCGGCCTGGAGCCCGTGGCGGCCTACTCCGAGGCCGCCGACATCCGCTCGGGCCCGGTCGCCGTGCTCGGCCGGGTCAGCGAGATCCTCCACAAACTGGCCGCGCAGGGCCACTACACGCGCCTGGACGCGATCGGCATCGGACTGCCGGGGCCGGTGAGCTTCCGCGACGGGGTGCCCGTGTCGCCGCCCATCATGGTCGGCTGGAACCGCTATCCGGTACGGGACACCCTCGCCCGGGAGCACGGCTGTCCGGTGGTCGTTGACAACGACGTCAACGTGATGGCGCTCGGCGAGCGGCACAGCGGGGTCGCCCGGACCGTCGACCATCTCCTCTTCGTCAAGATCGGCAGCGGGATCGGCTCCGGGATGCAGCACCACGGCCGTATCTACCGGGGCGCGGAGGGCTGCGCGGGCGATATCGGCCATATTCAAGTCGAGTCCGACGGACCGCTCTGCACCTGCGGCAACACCGGCTGTCTGGAGGCGTACTTCGGCGGGGCCGCGCTGGCGCGGGACGCCACGGCCGCCGCCCGCTCCGGGGAGTCGGCCGCGCTGGCCGTACGGCTGGCCGAGCGGGGCGTGCTGACCGCCGAGGATGTCGCCGAGTGCGCCACCGGCGGGGACACGGCCTCGATCGCGCTCATCCGCAACGGCGGCCACCGGGTGGGACAGGTGCTCGCCACCCTGGTCAGCTTTATGAATCCGTCGATGATCGTGATCGGCGGCGGGCTGGCCGGGCTGGGGTTCGTCCTGCTCTCGGAGATCCGGAGCGTGGTCTACAAACGGTCGCTGCCGCTGGCGACCGGCAACCTCCCGATCGTGATGTCGGAACTCGGGCCGCGGGCGGGCGTCGTGGGGGCGGCGCTGCTGGCGAGCGAGCTGTGTTACGGCGACCGGCCGGCGTAA
- a CDS encoding carbohydrate ABC transporter permease, protein MPLLPSAVLLAVFLAGPIGYCVYYAFTNMQLTGSATTDFVGFDNFTRAFGDPDFLNAVWLTLVFVVGSAIIGQNTLGLALAVMMEKASKPVKAITNAVVIAAWVLPEVVAGYLMYAFFFQQGSLNAILDSLHLPQQNWLYTLPILAACLANVWRGTAFSMMVYSAALNDVPQELIEAAEMDGAGPWQRLWRVTLPVIRRSIMTNLMLVTLQTLSVFGLIYAMTRGGPGNKSQTLPIFMYQQAFQNSLIGYGTAIALVLLLVGALFSTVYIRLLKLEED, encoded by the coding sequence ATGCCGCTGCTGCCCTCCGCCGTACTGCTCGCGGTCTTCCTGGCCGGGCCCATCGGGTACTGCGTCTACTACGCGTTCACGAACATGCAGCTGACGGGGTCGGCGACCACCGACTTCGTCGGCTTCGACAACTTCACCCGCGCGTTCGGCGACCCCGACTTCCTCAACGCGGTCTGGCTGACGCTGGTCTTCGTCGTCGGCTCGGCCATCATCGGGCAGAACACCCTCGGGCTGGCGCTGGCCGTCATGATGGAGAAGGCGTCCAAGCCGGTCAAGGCGATCACCAACGCGGTGGTCATCGCGGCCTGGGTGCTCCCCGAGGTCGTCGCCGGTTATCTGATGTACGCGTTCTTCTTCCAGCAGGGCTCGCTCAACGCGATCCTGGACTCGCTGCATCTGCCGCAGCAGAACTGGCTCTACACCCTGCCGATCCTGGCGGCCTGCCTCGCCAACGTCTGGCGCGGTACGGCGTTCTCGATGATGGTCTACTCGGCGGCGCTCAACGACGTACCGCAGGAGCTGATCGAGGCGGCCGAGATGGACGGCGCCGGGCCCTGGCAGCGGCTGTGGCGGGTCACCCTGCCGGTCATCCGCCGCTCCATCATGACCAACCTGATGCTGGTCACGCTCCAGACCCTCTCGGTCTTCGGGCTGATCTACGCCATGACCCGGGGCGGCCCGGGCAACAAGAGCCAGACCCTGCCGATCTTCATGTACCAGCAGGCATTCCAGAACAGCCTGATCGGCTACGGCACGGCCATCGCGCTGGTGCTGCTGCTGGTGGGCGCGCTGTTCTCCACCGTCTACATCCGGCTGCTGAAACTGGAGGAGGACTGA
- a CDS encoding ABC transporter permease: MSALIESAPGYRARGTLPLRIEALRQLRRRRTLAMGIMLAALPFVLIVAFAIGGTPDGGRDGRVSLMDTATASGANFAATALFVSAGFLLVVPVALFCGDTVASEASWSSLRYLLAAPVPRGRLLWSKLTVALGMSAAAMVLLPLVALAAGTVAYGWGPLELPTGGSLAAADTVPRLALIVAYIFVSQLVTAGLAFWLSTKTDAPLGAVGGAVGLTIIGNVLDAVTALGSWREFLPAHWQFAWADALQPQLEWGGMLKGASVSVTFAVVLFALAFRGFARKDIVS, from the coding sequence ATGAGCGCGCTGATCGAATCGGCCCCCGGCTACCGGGCCCGGGGCACCCTGCCGCTGCGGATCGAGGCGCTGCGCCAGCTGCGCCGCCGGCGGACGCTGGCCATGGGCATCATGCTGGCGGCCCTGCCCTTCGTCCTGATCGTGGCGTTCGCCATCGGCGGCACCCCGGACGGCGGACGGGACGGCCGGGTGTCCCTGATGGACACCGCCACGGCCTCCGGCGCCAACTTCGCGGCCACCGCCCTCTTTGTCTCGGCCGGCTTTCTGCTGGTCGTGCCGGTCGCGCTGTTCTGCGGGGACACGGTGGCCTCCGAGGCGAGCTGGTCCTCGCTGCGCTATCTGCTGGCCGCGCCGGTGCCCCGGGGCCGGCTGCTGTGGAGCAAGCTGACGGTCGCGCTCGGCATGAGCGCGGCGGCGATGGTGCTGCTGCCGCTGGTCGCGCTGGCGGCGGGCACGGTGGCGTACGGCTGGGGGCCGCTGGAGCTGCCGACGGGCGGCTCCCTGGCCGCCGCCGACACCGTGCCCCGGCTGGCGCTGATCGTCGCGTACATCTTCGTCTCCCAACTCGTCACCGCCGGGCTGGCGTTCTGGCTGTCGACCAAGACCGACGCCCCGCTGGGCGCGGTCGGCGGGGCGGTCGGGCTGACGATCATCGGCAATGTGCTGGACGCGGTGACGGCGCTCGGCTCCTGGCGCGAATTCCTGCCCGCGCACTGGCAGTTCGCCTGGGCGGACGCGCTCCAGCCGCAGCTGGAGTGGGGCGGGATGCTGAAGGGCGCGTCGGTCTCGGTGACCTTCGCCGTGGTGCTGTTCGCCCTCGCCTTCCGGGGCTTCGCGCGCAAGGACATCGTCTCGTAG
- a CDS encoding ROK family transcriptional regulator produces the protein MTSGGTNLPRVGDYNQAVVLDAIRTRGPVSRVELAPLTGLTAQTVSNVVRRLLDAGLVSESGHAPSSGGKRRTLLSPRADGAYAVGIHLDPESAVVVVVDLVGEVLTGRRVRLTDPRDPQSVVEQSVRAARRLTARAEIDPARLLGTGIAAPGPLDGRAGAVIAPPNLPGWEYVPLLEMFGKATGMPVAMDNDATAAAIGERWIGGKRRAGSFFFIYMGTGIGSGVVLNNTVLHGDSGNAGEFGHMAVEPGDRVCHCGSTGCLGPYVNPAAIIDDLLTLHGPATAEALGLTGTPGDLHRDWKLLRRAARDGTPAAVDVVRRAARRLGQATRGAVSLLDVGCVVLGGEGLRGIETILSEEIDAAVNSTSVGRGTRDITIERSVIGDTVGAVGAASLILHGNYAPGWGMLVD, from the coding sequence GTGACTTCGGGCGGGACCAACCTCCCGCGAGTAGGGGATTACAACCAGGCGGTCGTCCTGGACGCCATCCGCACCAGAGGCCCGGTGAGCCGGGTAGAACTGGCCCCACTCACGGGCCTTACCGCACAGACCGTCTCCAATGTGGTCCGCCGGCTGCTCGACGCCGGTCTCGTGTCCGAATCCGGCCACGCCCCCTCCAGCGGCGGCAAGCGCCGCACCCTGCTGTCCCCGCGCGCCGACGGCGCCTACGCCGTGGGTATCCATCTGGACCCCGAGTCCGCCGTGGTCGTCGTGGTCGACCTGGTCGGCGAGGTGCTGACCGGCCGCCGCGTCCGCCTCACCGATCCGCGCGACCCCCAGAGCGTGGTCGAACAGTCGGTACGGGCGGCCCGCCGCCTCACCGCCCGCGCCGAGATCGACCCCGCCCGCCTCCTCGGCACCGGCATCGCCGCCCCCGGCCCGCTCGACGGCCGCGCGGGCGCGGTGATCGCACCGCCCAACCTGCCCGGCTGGGAGTACGTCCCGCTGCTGGAGATGTTCGGCAAGGCCACCGGCATGCCCGTGGCGATGGACAACGACGCCACGGCCGCCGCGATAGGCGAGCGCTGGATCGGCGGCAAGCGCCGGGCCGGCAGCTTCTTCTTCATCTACATGGGCACCGGTATCGGCTCCGGAGTCGTCCTCAACAACACCGTGCTGCACGGCGACTCCGGCAACGCCGGCGAGTTCGGCCATATGGCCGTCGAGCCCGGCGACCGCGTCTGCCACTGCGGCAGCACCGGCTGCCTCGGCCCGTACGTCAACCCGGCCGCGATCATCGACGACCTCCTGACCCTGCACGGCCCGGCCACCGCCGAGGCCCTCGGCCTCACCGGCACCCCCGGCGACCTGCACCGCGACTGGAAACTCCTGCGCCGCGCCGCCCGCGACGGCACCCCCGCCGCCGTCGACGTCGTACGCCGCGCGGCCCGCCGGCTCGGCCAGGCCACCCGGGGCGCGGTCAGCCTGCTCGACGTGGGCTGCGTGGTCCTCGGCGGCGAGGGCCTGCGCGGCATCGAGACCATCCTCAGCGAGGAGATCGACGCGGCGGTCAACAGCACCTCCGTCGGCCGCGGCACCCGCGACATCACCATAGAACGCAGCGTGATCGGCGACACGGTCGGCGCGGTCGGCGCCGCCTCACTCATCCTGCACGGCAATTACGCGCCGGGCTGGGGAATGCTGGTCGACTGA